Genomic DNA from Pelosinus sp. UFO1:
ATATTTTGGAGATCGCTGAGATATTTGCCAATATCATCGATCATACTAGTTCTTTTACGGGTACCCATTCTCGTAATGTAGCTATGGTATCCTCATTTTTGTCCAAGGTTCGAGGTTATAGTGAAGAGGAAAGCAAAGCCATGCGTATTGCAGGCTTGCTTCATGACTTAGGTAAGTTGGCTGTGCCTAATGAAATATTAGAAAAGCCTGGGCAGTTGACAAGTCAGGAGTTTTCTTTGATTAAGCAGCACACCTACTATACCTATCGTATCTTAGAACAGATTGATGGATTTGAGACGATTGCTGAGTGGGCTGCCTATCACCATGAAACGCTAGATGGCTCAGGGTATCCCTTTCGGATTAAAGAGTCCCAGCTTAAAAATGGCTCACGTATCGTAGCAGTTGCAGATGTATTTGCAGCCCTTACCGAGAATCGTCCTTATCGTAAAATACTGCCTCCAAGTCAAGTAAAGAGCATTATGTATAGTATGGTAGATAATAAAAAAATAGATGGTAATCTTGTTCAAGACTTATTTACACATTTTGATTGTGTTTATGATATGGTGCAGATAAAGATTTAGTAAAGAAAAAGTAAGATTTTTAAAGTTTTTACAAAAGGTTGGCAGTTTGGACTTTTATAGTGTTATGTTTTGTGATAGAATAGATAATGAAGCAGCGGAGTTAATGATTAGTAAGTGTTGGGGTGGATGCTTGCTAGTCTTGGGGGAACTCCGTTGCCCCGAATAATCTAGGAAAAGTATTCTCGCGTAGGCGAGTTTTTTTTATATATTTTGTTGAGGGGGTTTTTGTACTGATTGAGCTGATTGGAATGTTAGCAGCAGTTTTAACGACTTTTGCATTTTTTCCTCAAGTAGTGAAAACGGTGAAAACAAAATCAACAGATGACTTATCTTGGACTTGGCTGATCATGATGATTGCTGGAGTGTTTTTTTGGCTGGTTTACGGAGTCTTTATTGGAAGCCTTTCTTTAGTTTCTGCGAATGCAGTGACTTTTTGTTCTGTGGTAATACTCTTTTGGGTAAAGTATAGCAATCACCGCAATACGGAATTTAGTAGAGAAGAATAAGTCAAGAGAATAGATAAAAGCACTTGCAGAAAATTGCAAGTGCTTTTATCTATTTCTCTATCTTTTTACGGAATCAGAAAGTATAACACTTTCTTGATTCCAAGTAAGAACGACTAAGGCTTCTGCCTGCGTCCGTGGACTTGTCACAAGTCAAGTCTTTTCTTATATTGACTGGGTATTGTTTCATTGATGAATTGCTCCCAGCCAATACGTGTAATGAGTTGTCCTAGGCGTTCTTTGGTTTTGCCGTGTTGTCGGTAGAACGTTAGTATGGATTGTATGATACTAGAGATTTCTTCAGCAGGAACTTTCTCTGCGACGACTGTGGCAATTTGAGCTGAAAATCCTGAGTTGCCGCCTACGGCTAAAGTGTAACCTTTGGCCGTTCCATACATGCCGATATCTTTGACTAAGGGTTCAATACAGCAATTAGGGCAACCACTCACACCAATTCGAAGTTTACCTGGCAGCTCTTGCCCAAAGAATTCTTTATCAAGGGCCAGTCCTAAGCTAGAGCTATCTTGCAGTGCTCTAGGGCAGTCGGGTTTACCAGGACAAAATGCAACGGACCGCACTGCTTTCGCAATAAAGGATTCCCCCTGACAATTCAGTTCGGCGAGGGCTTTTTCTCCGTCACTCAAGTTAAGTCCGATAATGGTAATCGTATTTCCTACTATCTTTAAAGAGCCCTCATACTTATCAGCAATCTCTGCAATTTGTCTAAGTTGCGCAGAGGTGGTTAACCCGCCAGGAATATGAGGTGTAACAGGAAACTTGATTTTCTTATTCAAAAAAGGAATGTTAGCAAATGGAATTGTCATAATAAATCCTCCTTTAGAGACATGGTATGCTCCACTTTATTATAGATCGTTTAGAATTCTCGTCTGTGATCAATATCACATGGGTAGAATAGGCAGGGGCTTCCTATGTTGTCGTCGAATAATCAGATTGGAAAGTTTTTAAATAATAAGAAAGCTACTGTTTGTAGGATTCTACTTTACGATAAGTTAGATTCATTATTTTATAAGATAACGGATAGATAGGTCTTATCCATATAGGAGGATAAAAATTGTGTCATTAGCAAGGAAGATAAGTACCATGACGCTAGGATTATTAATTTTGCTCCAACCTACCTGGGGATTTGCGAATCGAAATGATACATACAGAGCCTTCGGCGATAATGCACATCCTCCTTTGGTATTTGTTAATGAGATGGGACAGCAAGATGGTTATGATGTTGATTTTATCCATCTATTAGAAAATGAGGGCGCAGGCACCTTTGATATTATGTTACTAGATTGGGACAATGCCAAAGCGAATGTGGCGCAAGGCAAGGGTGACATATTAATTGGTGTTGTGAATACGCCAGAACGAGAAAAACTATTTGATTTCACCGAGCCATACTTGGAAACTCGACTCGTTATTTTTACAATGCGAAGTAATTTCCTGATCCGATCTGCAAATGATTTAGTGAATAACCGGGTTGGAGTACAGCGTGGAGATTTAGGCGAGGATTTCTTGAAAGGCCATCTTCCTAATCTGCACTTGCATCGGTATACAAACCAAAAAGATGCATTGAAGGCACTAGCAGAGGGTGAGTTAGATGCTGTTGTAGGTAGTTACTTTATAGGTATGTACTGGATTAATCAACAAAATTTATATAGTAATATTAAGGTTGTTGGAACCCCGCTAGCTGTCAATGCTTATTCATTAGGCGTTCCAAAAGGAAATACTGCCCTACTATCAAGCTTAAATACTGGAATTGATCATTTAAAAAAAACAGGTAAACTCAAGCAATTGCAGGATAAATGGTTTGGTGAAAATTATTTTCAACGAGAAATTCTTGGTAATCCTCGTCTTATGAAATTTATTACGTGGGGTGTTTTCGGAGCAATTGTTTTGATTGGTATAGGTCTACTTTTTGTTTATTCTTTACGCCGAAAAGTAGAAGTTGCCACGAGTCGTTTAAGGGAGGCGAATCAGGAGCTAGTTCATGCTTATGATGTTACTATTCGCGCCTTTTTTAGTGCACTAGAAAAAAGGGAAAGCGGTACTGCGAATCATTCTCTAGCTGTCAATAATATTGCCTTAGAGATTGGGCGAGAGATGAAGCTTTCTGAAAACGAACTTTTATATCTTCATTGGGGAACATTGCTTCACGACATTGGTAAGTTAGCGATTAGTGATGATATTTTACTTAAGGAAGGAAATTTAACAGCAGAAGAATATGAAAAGATAAAGCAGCATCCGATCATTGGATATGAAATTTTGCAAGGCGCCGAATATTTGCGAGAAGCAGCTCGGATTGCCTTATATCATCAAGAACGGTTTGATGGTAAAGGGTATCCTAATGGCTTGAAGGGTGATGCGATTCCCTTATTGGCAAGGATATGCTCTGTTGCCGATGCATTCGAAGCTATGATTAGTGATAGACCCTATCGTAAGGGCCGGCCGTACGAAGAGGCTATGGCTGAATTAGTAAGAAATAGTGGATCTCAATTTGATCCTCAGGTAGTTCATGCCTTTTTACAAATAAACCACAGTGTACAAGAGAGCGTAATGTTGTATGAAAAGTTTGATAGCGAGATCGAGGGGGTTTAGGTTGGCGTATGCTGACCTTTTTTAACAATTCTTTTTAAAGGATAATTAATATAATCTGGGCAGGAAAATGGAAATAAATAGCGAAATAAATAGTAAATGATAAAATAGAAGATTATTACAATCTTGATGGGGTGATGGTTATTAAAGGGACAGTTGTTGCTACATGGGTTGGCACTGCAAGAAATATGTGGGGTACGGAATTAGTTGGTAAGGCCATGCAAAGTGCAGGATGGGCAAAGGACCGGATTGTAGGGCCTACTGAAGATATTGAAGATAGTGAGGTTCGAAAGTTCATTGGGACTTTAGCCACATCTTCAGGAAAATCAGAGGATGAAATATGGTTAACAATTGGTAAGGACAATGTGAGAGCGTTCTTAGATGCCTATCCGGCATTTTTTCAGCAAGAAAACTTATATTCTTTTCTACGATCTATGTATGATGTACATGTTGTAGTGGTAAAGCGAATACCTGGTGCTAACCCACCAGAAATCTTAATTGAGCCGATTTCTGAATATGAGGCCATTTTTAGTTATCGCTCCAAGAGGGGAATGTTTGGGTATCTTAATGGTCTTCTTGTCGGAGCTGCAGAGCATTTCAAAGAAGAGATCAAAACAGAAGTGCTTGAAAAGTCTACCGGTCATGTCAAAATAAAAATTTGCTTTGAAAGTCCGATTACTCAACATGAAACATACCGTTTTAACAACCTATTATCCTTTGGATTTATCAAAAGCTTACCAGTTAAAATCGGTGTGGCCGCGACCTTGTTAACGGTTGTGGTCGATGCCATAATAGCTATGATGGGGGCATCGATTCCTCTGTGGTCGGCAATTATTAGCGGTGGGCTCGCAGCTTTTGCATCTGCTCTGCTTTTAAAACCGTTTACTTCGATTCAAAAAGAGATTGGGAACATACAAGAACGAAAGTACTTCATTGAAACAAAACTACATACAAATGATCAATTCGAAGATCTGATGCAAGGGCTTTCCTTGTATAAGAAACGTTTGAAACGGGAATTTGTAGGATTTAAAGGCACTGGAGATGAAATGAACCGCTTTGCGGATCTTTTCAACACCTTAGCTGATAAAATGTCAGAGACGTCTCATAGTATTTCCGGTGTTGTCTATGATGTGGCAACAGCGGCTAGCAATCAGGCCGTGGAAACAACAGAGGCAGTTGGCATTTTAAGTGGCAATTTAGATACATTGAAGAAGTTTGTTGTGGAGCAAAATCGTAATAAAGTACAACTCGAGGCAGCAGTATCGGAAATCAATCATGGTTTCGGGGAAGTACAGGCATCTGGTGCTAAATTAGAACATAGTTTAGAAAAATTTGCCGAGGTAAAGAAGTCGGCGGGAAATCTTCAATTACAAGCTACGAAGATTACGGAAATTACGGGCATGGTAGCTGCGATTGCTGGTCAGACCAATTTATTGGCACTAAATGCAGCCATTGAGGCAGCAAGGGCAGGAGAGCAGGGAAGAGGCTTTGCTGTTGTAGCAGAAGAAGTACGCAAATTAGCGGAACAGTCTCATCAACATTCCGATAGTATTACTAGTGATTTAAAGGTACTAATGGATATTATTAGCGGTGTTGTAGCTATGATTGAAGAAGAATATGATGTATTGGCAGTAGAAAGTCATCAACTGAATGAAGTCGTGGCAAGCAATAGTCGTCACGTAGGTAATGTCCAGAATGTAGCTACGAATATTGTAGATATGATTGGAAAGTTAGAACATGAGATGACAGGGCTTGGACAGGTATATGGAAAGATTGAATCCTTAGCAGCTATTTCAGAAGAAAATTCTGCTGCGAGTGAGGAAGTCAGTGCATCGGTTCAGGTATACAATGATAAATTGCAAGATATGATGAGTAAAATTGGTGAATTTAAAGTGGTTATTCAGCATTTTAGCGAAGACGTAAATCAATATCGTACTTGATCAATAGATAGTGATTTTGATTTGATTGAGTAGGTTCGACAAATTGTCAACCTACTCAATTTTTTTGCGGAATCAGAAAGTATAACACTTCCTTGATTCCAAGTAAGAGCGACAAAGGCTTCTGCCTGCGTCTGAGGACTTGGCACAAGCCAAGTCTTTTCTTATGAAATAGGATAATGATCCTAAAAAACTAGGAAATGGAGACAATAATAGTAAGAATACTATGGTTTTTCTTAAATGTGTGATATTATTTTTCTATTATGTACTATAAAAAAACACTCATCTACATTGTTGTTCCTGCGTGTTTTGAGTAAACACGTTCTAACGTTGATGATTTAAGATGCTAAATATGATAAGACACATGGAGGATTTATATGATAAGAGAGCGGCGCAGTAAAGAAAAGCTTGAAACCTATTACGAAAAGTTTACTAGTACGGGTGTAATGGACCCCAATGTACACCCCTGGGTAGCCGATTCCTGGGAAAAAAGCCGGAAACAAGGTATTCCTTCAAAGGACTTACCTAAATTGATTAAGCTTAACAAGGAAGAATTAGCTAGAAGACAACATTTACATCATGCAGCGATGGAATATCTAAATGGTTTGTACAATCAAACTAGGGAGCATTTCAATGTATATAACTTAAGTCTTTTGTTGTTAGACCAAGAGTGTTATGTAATGAAAAATTATGCGTTGCCATTTTTTCAAAAGAGTCCTGGAGAATTAGAAGGATCAAGATTGGCAGAAGAAGATATAGGAACATCAAGTATTAGTATTGTTCATGAACATAAGGTACCCTTCTTACTATTTGGTCCAGAAATGTGGATTAAGGAATGTCAGGATGGTGACGCCTGCTCTGTGCCAATTATGGTAGATGGTCAGTTAGTATATATTGTAACAATCGTGTCAGTAGAGCAAGAATCATTACCCTACAGTGCAGTGGTATCTTTGCTACTCAGTATTAAATATTCTATGGAACAGCATTTAACTATCTTAGACCAGTTAGAGGCACGTCATGCGATTTTAGATTCCGTACCCTTTGCGGTGTATCACATTGTACCAGGCGGCGATGTTGTCTATAGTAATAAGTTAGGGAAAAGCCGTTTGGCGGGGATTGATGCTGTTAATAATGATATTGTAGCGAACCTAAATGATGTGGTCTTGAATTATCGTCATACACCCTTGTATAAAGGTTTCAAAGGAATACCATCCTATAATAAAGAAGTGACATGGATTACCCAGCGAAAAACATACGAAGATATTACTACGGTAATACCTCTAGAGCAGGAGAAGGCAGTAACCAGTGTTGTTGCCGTGTCTTTGCCAATTGAGGATTTGAGAACCCTAGTTGCTCATGCTGTTGGCTACAAAGCCAGATATAGCCTTGCTAGTATGGTAGGAGAAACTCCTGTATTCATTACAATGCAAGAAAAGGCAGGAA
This window encodes:
- a CDS encoding SemiSWEET family sugar transporter, with product MGMLAAVLTTFAFFPQVVKTVKTKSTDDLSWTWLIMMIAGVFFWLVYGVFIGSLSLVSANAVTFCSVVILFWVKYSNHRNTEFSREE
- a CDS encoding nitrite reductase gives rise to the protein MTIPFANIPFLNKKIKFPVTPHIPGGLTTSAQLRQIAEIADKYEGSLKIVGNTITIIGLNLSDGEKALAELNCQGESFIAKAVRSVAFCPGKPDCPRALQDSSSLGLALDKEFFGQELPGKLRIGVSGCPNCCIEPLVKDIGMYGTAKGYTLAVGGNSGFSAQIATVVAEKVPAEEISSIIQSILTFYRQHGKTKERLGQLITRIGWEQFINETIPSQYKKRLDL
- a CDS encoding HD domain-containing phosphohydrolase: MSLARKISTMTLGLLILLQPTWGFANRNDTYRAFGDNAHPPLVFVNEMGQQDGYDVDFIHLLENEGAGTFDIMLLDWDNAKANVAQGKGDILIGVVNTPEREKLFDFTEPYLETRLVIFTMRSNFLIRSANDLVNNRVGVQRGDLGEDFLKGHLPNLHLHRYTNQKDALKALAEGELDAVVGSYFIGMYWINQQNLYSNIKVVGTPLAVNAYSLGVPKGNTALLSSLNTGIDHLKKTGKLKQLQDKWFGENYFQREILGNPRLMKFITWGVFGAIVLIGIGLLFVYSLRRKVEVATSRLREANQELVHAYDVTIRAFFSALEKRESGTANHSLAVNNIALEIGREMKLSENELLYLHWGTLLHDIGKLAISDDILLKEGNLTAEEYEKIKQHPIIGYEILQGAEYLREAARIALYHQERFDGKGYPNGLKGDAIPLLARICSVADAFEAMISDRPYRKGRPYEEAMAELVRNSGSQFDPQVVHAFLQINHSVQESVMLYEKFDSEIEGV
- a CDS encoding heme NO-binding domain-containing protein, with product MVIKGTVVATWVGTARNMWGTELVGKAMQSAGWAKDRIVGPTEDIEDSEVRKFIGTLATSSGKSEDEIWLTIGKDNVRAFLDAYPAFFQQENLYSFLRSMYDVHVVVVKRIPGANPPEILIEPISEYEAIFSYRSKRGMFGYLNGLLVGAAEHFKEEIKTEVLEKSTGHVKIKICFESPITQHETYRFNNLLSFGFIKSLPVKIGVAATLLTVVVDAIIAMMGASIPLWSAIISGGLAAFASALLLKPFTSIQKEIGNIQERKYFIETKLHTNDQFEDLMQGLSLYKKRLKREFVGFKGTGDEMNRFADLFNTLADKMSETSHSISGVVYDVATAASNQAVETTEAVGILSGNLDTLKKFVVEQNRNKVQLEAAVSEINHGFGEVQASGAKLEHSLEKFAEVKKSAGNLQLQATKITEITGMVAAIAGQTNLLALNAAIEAARAGEQGRGFAVVAEEVRKLAEQSHQHSDSITSDLKVLMDIISGVVAMIEEEYDVLAVESHQLNEVVASNSRHVGNVQNVATNIVDMIGKLEHEMTGLGQVYGKIESLAAISEENSAASEEVSASVQVYNDKLQDMMSKIGEFKVVIQHFSEDVNQYRT
- a CDS encoding sigma 54-interacting transcriptional regulator, with the translated sequence MIRERRSKEKLETYYEKFTSTGVMDPNVHPWVADSWEKSRKQGIPSKDLPKLIKLNKEELARRQHLHHAAMEYLNGLYNQTREHFNVYNLSLLLLDQECYVMKNYALPFFQKSPGELEGSRLAEEDIGTSSISIVHEHKVPFLLFGPEMWIKECQDGDACSVPIMVDGQLVYIVTIVSVEQESLPYSAVVSLLLSIKYSMEQHLTILDQLEARHAILDSVPFAVYHIVPGGDVVYSNKLGKSRLAGIDAVNNDIVANLNDVVLNYRHTPLYKGFKGIPSYNKEVTWITQRKTYEDITTVIPLEQEKAVTSVVAVSLPIEDLRTLVAHAVGYKARYSLASMVGETPVFITMQEKAGRVARNNNHLLLQGESGTGKQRMAHAIHQASVRAAGPLISLKCGDILPEVLEEELFGSGEYKDESRPGKLELANGGTLFLDEIEKMPLHVASQLAECLKERQLRRVGEDVQRSFDIRIIAACDSDLKRLTEKGVFFAPLYEIISKSMIRIPPLRARREDIPLLAEHIIEELAEQHNMPVKELLSEAKELLMSYEWPGNIKQLQGVVEQAFFNTEGSKIALKDISLLGETGISSAWKEDKEIFVEAWKVAGGNISRLANMLDVSRVTLYRYLKKFGLDKE